The following is a genomic window from Desulfofarcimen acetoxidans DSM 771.
CGATTTGTGATTCTGATTTTGAAGCTGACGAAGGTAGCATAGAAATTCCATACTGGGTAGCTGATGACAGCATTAAATATAATTTAACTCCGCTAATTATATATGAAGAATACAGGACTGACTTTGAAAAGATAATTAAATTCTTAATTAAACAATCTCCAAATAGAACTGTTATGTTTCTTGCCCGGTATCAAGGTGGAGAACATGAAATAGTCTGCGGGATATTGAAATACAAAGAATTTATGAAGTTACTAAGTCAATCTAAAATACTTTTTAATATTTGTTATATTATTAGCAACTATTAACAACCTAATGTCCCCATTGTCAAAACCATAGGGGTCAGCAATGACCCCTATGAAATCTTTGAAAAATGAGGCAATTCACAAAGTATGACCCCGTTTGCAACCCCATTGCTGAAAATCCGACCACGATATTTATGTGCTTTCAGCCCGCATTGCGGGCTGATGTGAGCCGTGCCGGGGAAGCTATGCGACCCCGGCGCTTTAACCTGCACAGTTTTCGACCCCATGGTTCACTCGTAAATTACGGCGACATAGAACATTTTGCTCTACGTTTCGAAATACCCTTTCGCAGAAAGCCGCCAAATCCGGTTTCATTTTTGCCGAAGGGGCAAAAACACACCTTATGGCGGTAACTAAAACGCGACACAGGGGCACACGGTGTTAAGTATTTGAACTCTGGATAACGAGGGCATATATGAAACGCATTAATGAAACAACAAAGTGTTCAAAACCTTAATTCGAAAATCCGTGGGATTTGGGTACGGTACAACTTTTGGGTAATGGTATTTTGATATAAGTAACCCCCCCCCCGGGTTAAGTAAAAGGTTTCATAGTATCTCATTATTTTAGGGTCATAATTGTCAACACAATACCCGAGACACAACAAGTGCCCCCTTTTTGCTAGAAAAAAATGTAATTTTAATCATTGTTGGGTGCACTATGGACATCCCAATGTGGGGTATAATCTAAGCGCACTCACCTTCTGGCGGTTGAATTATATAACCCTTTTGGGTGAGATATTTAACTGCTTTGGACTCCTGATTATTTATATGTTTGCCAAGGTAATCTCTACCGAGTTCATTGTAGGGTACTCCTCTGCTTAACATATGGTAAACAATAACAAGAATCTCATGTGCAGTAGCTATAACAGCTTTTTTCTTACCCTGATTTTTAGTAATACGCCAGAACAAAGCATTTAAGCGACTGTCCCGTTGTCTTGAGGCGGCCCATGCACATTGACATAATATGCTTTTCAATGCTGTATTTCCCTGGGTTGTTCGACTGCTTTTTCTTTTACCGGCACTTTCATTATTTCCGGGACTTAAACCAGCCCATGAAGAAATATGTTTGTCAGAATGAAACACTGTCATATCAACGCCTATTTCTACTATGATAACAGCAGCAGTAGTGTCCTTGATGAGCGATAATGACTTAATAAGTTCGATTGCTTCCTGATAAATAACCAATTCTTGTTGAATCTTTACTTCAATGTTTGCAATAACCTTTTCTATGTACAGGATATGATCCCATGAATAAAGTAACATTTCACGATGATGCAAGCGTAAACGTCCGTTAAGTGCGTCTACGATTTCCGGTATCTTTTTGCGAAGTTTTCCTTTAATTAAAACATCCAAATCTGCCGGTTTGATAACCTGACCACATATTATTGCTTCTAACAGGTTCCGCCTAGAAACACCAAAAATATCTGATATATATGTTGTCAATTTAATGTTAGCATCTTGCAAAGTCTTGTGTATCCGGTTTTTTTCAGCAACAAGATCATTAAGTAGTTTTCTTTTGTAACGGGTTAAATCGCGTAAATCGCGAATTGGCAAGGGGGGGACAAAACTGCCTTCGATTAAACCATTGCGTAATAATTTAGCAATCCAACTGGCATCCTTAACATCGGTTTTACGTCCCGGAACATTTTTGATTGTCCGGGCATTTGCTAAAATAAGTGAAAAAGTGTTCTCTAAAACATTCCAAACAGGTTTCCAATAAACGGAGGTACTTTCCATGGCTACATGAGTTACATTATACGATAGTAGAAAATCAGCTAAATCTAATAATCCACTTGTCGTAGTTTTAAATGTTTCAACTACTTTTTTGGGGCGCTTATCAATAGAACCAAAAAGCACGCAGATAACGACTGTTTCCTGATGAACGTCTAAACCAGCACAGTTTTCATATAATGCATCATTATCAATTTCTATTGGCTCAACTAATTTCTTTGCCTTTTGTTTTTTAGGTTTCTGAGTTTTGCTTTCTGGCATGATATATCCCCATTTCACTTAAGATAAAGCAGTGGTACAGCAACCGATCAAAAGATAATTTAATTCACGTGCTCAAGGCACTATCAGTTGTGCTTCAAGTTGCTGCAACCAGTTTTTCTTTCAGGGTTAAACCACTAGTAGTGCGATTCCTAATTAATATTGCAATTAGGACCTATATAGTATAAGATTCTCCTAACAGATAAAACGTTAGGGGGAAATACTATGCCGTTTGAAAGTCGTCGACCTCAATTGCAATTAACTTCCGAAGAGGTAAATAATTTAGAAAAAATCATTCATTCCCGCACGGAAGGGATAAGCCGGGTAGAACGTGCCAAAATATTTCTTTTATACCATCAAGGAGAGACGGTTTCCTCAATTGCTCGAAAGTTGAAAACCAATCGCTCTAAGGTTGAGCGTCATATCAACAAAGCCTTGGAATTTGGTATTGAGATTGCCCTAAACGATCTTCCACGCCCCGGAAAACCAGAGACTATAACGGTAGAAGCTAAGACCTGGCTCATATCTCTTGCATGTCAGAAGCCCAAAGACTTAGGGTATAGCTACGAATTATGGACTACTGCATTATTATCAAAGCATGTAAGAGAACATTGTGAGGAACAAGGGCACCCATCTCTGAAAAATCTATCACGCGGTACCGTTTCAAAGATTCTTTCGGCAAATCAAGTTAAACCTCATAAAATCAAATATTACTTAGAACGAAGAGATCCGGAGTTCGAACAAAAAATGGCCAATGTGCTGTATGTTTACAAGGAAGTTGAAATTGTTTCTGAAAAAGCCAGCGGATCAATATATGCTTTTCTATCCTATGATGAAAAACCAGGAATACAGGCTATAGAAAATAAAGCACCAGACATACCACCTTCTCCTGGGAAATACCCCTGCATTGGTCGTGATTACGAATATGTTCGTCATGGTACTGTCAGCCTAATGGCTGGAATTGACTTGATAACTGGGCATATTATTGCTACTGTAGAGGATCGTCATCGTAGTAGTGAATTTGTTGAATTTTTGAAGCTTACCGACGAACATTATAAGGACAAGGAAAAAATCAAAATCATTCTGGATAACCATTCAGCCCATATTTCTAAAGAAACCAGGGTATATCTGAACACTGTTCCAAATCGATTTGAATTTGTATTTACCCCAAAACATGGCTCATGGCTAAATTTAATCGAGTCATTCTTTGGTAAAATGGCTCAATCAATGCTTCGAGCAATCCGAGTAAAATCCAAAGAAGAACTTAAAGAAAGAATATACACCTATATTAAGGAAATAAATGATTGTCCTACAGTTTACCGTTGGAAGTATAAAATGGATGAATTAACTATTATCTAAAACTAAAAGCTATTTACGTGATTATAATTAACTGATTAATATATTGATATGTTAATAAGGAATCATTGTACTAGTAAGTCTCCGAATTACTCCACTGCTTAACTTAAGTATCGTTTAGATGCTAATATTATGCAACATATATATCAGATTTTCATACTCTGTTGTGGGCC
Proteins encoded in this region:
- a CDS encoding IS110 family transposase, with translation MPESKTQKPKKQKAKKLVEPIEIDNDALYENCAGLDVHQETVVICVLFGSIDKRPKKVVETFKTTTSGLLDLADFLLSYNVTHVAMESTSVYWKPVWNVLENTFSLILANARTIKNVPGRKTDVKDASWIAKLLRNGLIEGSFVPPLPIRDLRDLTRYKRKLLNDLVAEKNRIHKTLQDANIKLTTYISDIFGVSRRNLLEAIICGQVIKPADLDVLIKGKLRKKIPEIVDALNGRLRLHHREMLLYSWDHILYIEKVIANIEVKIQQELVIYQEAIELIKSLSLIKDTTAAVIIVEIGVDMTVFHSDKHISSWAGLSPGNNESAGKRKSSRTTQGNTALKSILCQCAWAASRQRDSRLNALFWRITKNQGKKKAVIATAHEILVIVYHMLSRGVPYNELGRDYLGKHINNQESKAVKYLTQKGYIIQPPEGECA
- a CDS encoding IS630 family transposase gives rise to the protein MPFESRRPQLQLTSEEVNNLEKIIHSRTEGISRVERAKIFLLYHQGETVSSIARKLKTNRSKVERHINKALEFGIEIALNDLPRPGKPETITVEAKTWLISLACQKPKDLGYSYELWTTALLSKHVREHCEEQGHPSLKNLSRGTVSKILSANQVKPHKIKYYLERRDPEFEQKMANVLYVYKEVEIVSEKASGSIYAFLSYDEKPGIQAIENKAPDIPPSPGKYPCIGRDYEYVRHGTVSLMAGIDLITGHIIATVEDRHRSSEFVEFLKLTDEHYKDKEKIKIILDNHSAHISKETRVYLNTVPNRFEFVFTPKHGSWLNLIESFFGKMAQSMLRAIRVKSKEELKERIYTYIKEINDCPTVYRWKYKMDELTII